In Toxoplasma gondii ME49 chromosome X, whole genome shotgun sequence, a single genomic region encodes these proteins:
- a CDS encoding RAP domain-containing protein (encoded by transcript TGME49_237100), whose amino-acid sequence MAPVSRVSPRRLAASSGSGACGAISSSAFGSASSLRDAGGHSFSRSHSSGVSLAALFSSSVKPVCPLSASFFSSSSASYASHCQASSRLVASQPSPFWTEAPNSSAPLSSHVNRGPPVSDLSFSAQSFPTASCSASPLSLSPRRPRYALLASESLACGQAVASCRPPGFAPSVRFSVWRLCEASRSPLSRPSSSSQRSSAFASAASFVARVSAPGPSIYFSLTSSPPLSSAAASVWPSGGWVPAANSESNCFLSSGSFHRLQPGGSQREPWRLRPSARDARCTYTAAARPRRKVVVIPMETKAESCSPSTSSTREPEKQILLPPQASLRRLSKPEAIAACRSLRYLPASVPRDADYCEALLARTARLSPSLLPIEIRSVARTLVFSLPPACDVRTLQTALMKQLLHLPLHAYAADHPRVLADLFSLFPFLPLSAVTPPSSLALPFSRGEQRTDTHTPSSSSSSSSSPSLNSSVTGLPQRRRRRALRYEALCMSPAQRELSSGVLRHLVEAFLKFHLPLRKQRSRREGPEAAAPSAPASPSTSPSLSASVSAVSAQTSPSFQTSSGIPSQSVSSAVREATSKDVCEVLVCLSNFEFLFRPRDAEFLDSVFKRLGDFLTLRGFDGLSGKGASLVLNAFVLCRRKHNHLFHQIARRLPILAANMTPKDVALAANALARAEVRVLPAFSALSGRAKETLEAFQPQDFSNLLNAFGRLEILDLELFNLAAPEISAGIRDYNPQHLSNIAHAYSKVSVSQPELFFRIAEMTRRSIQNFSNRELANLALAFAKMDIQHKGLLVSLADEVLFRGTAGLAFGSKFHFDLLSLQQLSSAFSRLGLHDPRLFFVLTRLARDGVRRSLRYRLLAGDSEGADTSLVASSASAASSPLKTPWMSVKWRREYEALRESYALNGQMLASLLLALGKGLASQATGPCDQAFQSVCATAILRLEKHYSACAVSQVARACHLLGLRDMRVRRLLVREALPRLPQFPPTALAHLLSSFASLQLYHAVLIKQALQTVALHLAAFSAAEVATIVVALEKLGYRDRHFVRKAAKVIHRRRDELATSFLCGVVNACAKLSVDDDILYEALFKDLFSRQHLLSAREALTALYALLLLDARKADLASFCDGETSGEEEKQRAQSPQSEGAPTRTDEADGRRTAVPGASGAGEIETSKSCRGDQGLEKLDGSGVNVSTTQISIQEPQVVLPSPLCSSPLCSSPLSSSSYLESHQGLLHALLRVAYRSETRLDIGSVTRLQIVDLYLRLLRPPAFASLPFDLKAFLARARRVDLAQQDCFSLSSKLHRDVSSAFLRIGLVHRSEVQLGPFSLDIVLGDRLAVEIDGPSHFYRETCMRVASSRLKQRLLREMGWTVLPVSFFEWRQLVTPERKVAYCARFWPYVLRLADAREATTREPQERFRTCLTRGREANGDAGSDGGEVEEEDGADAPEGKQGMRRKQRDFSEVLLCRMPRLDDFLWLMDQQGATVTRQILADAMNRYRRLLAPTGDTTPHQSLQTLLSPRKALLSPPPSPAALLLPPSVEDGKEVWEQMKGKRVRQSPTIKGRKGARDEGAREEGEGDGGEEDDGADERERGKGGVREDEKQPGHRRTRGRRRPFEVEETVFHVVRGKGQRGEKSGGLSGREDVDSDTQGAVVTQVVRPSPLDHLLLASDGDNSEKR is encoded by the exons ATGGCGCCAgtctctcgagtctctcctcgtcgtcttgctgcttcttcgggGTCGGGCGCCTGCGGAGCAATCTCTTCGTCCGCATTCGGTAGCGCTTCGAGTCTGCGAGATGCCGGCGGCCACAGTTTCTCACGAAGCCACTCCTCTGGGGTGTCTCTGGCAgccttgttttcttcgtcggtAAAGCCAGTGTGTCCTCTGtccgcgtccttcttctcttcgtcgtctgcctcttATGCCTCACATTGTCAGGCCTCCTCGAGACTCGTCGCTTCTCAGCCGTCGCCTTTCTGGACTGAAGCACCGAACTCTTCTGCTCCCTTGTCGTCGCACGTAAACCGAGGCCCTCCTGTCTCTGatctgtccttctctgcccAGTCCTTCCCCACTGCCTCGTGCTCTGCCTCGccactctctctgtctcctcgtcgtccgCGGTATGCCCTGCTAGCCAGCGAGTCACTTGCATGCGGCCAAGCCGTCGCGAGTTGTCGACCACCTGGATTTGCTCcttctgttcgtttttctgtctggaGATTATGCGAAGCTTCTCGgtctcccctgtctcgtccgtcttcttcatcccaACGGAGCTCTGCTTTTGCGTCGGCGGCGAGTTTCGTCGCACGCGTATCTGCCCCCGGTCCTTCGATCTACTTCTCCCTCACCAGTTCGCCCCCGCTTTCGTCTgcggctgcttctgtctggCCTTCTGGGGGCTGGGTTCCGGCAGCTAACTCAGAGTCGAActgcttcctttcctcggGGAGTTTCCACCGTCTCCAACCGGGAGGGAGTCAGCGCGAACCATGGCGGCTCCGACCCtccgcgagagacgcgaggtgtacgtacaccgcagctGCAAGGCCTCGGCGAAAGGTTGTGGTCATCCCTATGGAGACGAAAGCCGagtcttgttctccttcaaCCTCGTCAACAAGGGAACCGGAGAAG CAGATTCTTCTCCCGCCGCAGGCCTCTCTCAGACGCCTATCTAAGCCGGAGGCGATTGCGGCCTGTCGCAGCCTGCGGTATCTCCCCGCGTCTGTACCGCGAGACGCAGACTACTGCGAGGCACTCCTTGCGCGAACAGCGCGcctttctccgtcgcttctccccaTTGAAATTCGCTCGGTCGCCAGgactctcgtcttctctcttccccctgCCTGTGATGTGCGTACACTCCAAACGGCGCTCATGAAGCAGCTGCTCCAcctccctctgcatgcgtacgCGGCCGACCACCCCCGAGTCCTCGCGgacctcttctcgcttttcccctttctaCCTCTCTCCGCCGTCACCCCACCCAGCAGTCTGgccctccctttctcccgaGGTGAACAGAGAACGGACACACAtacgccttcttcctcttcgtcttcctcctcttctccttccttgaATTCGTCTGTGACCGGTCTTCCGCagcggcgaaggaggcgcgcGTTGCGCTACGAGGCTTTGTGCATGTCTCCTGCTCAGCGCGAACTGTCTTCGGGTGTGCTTCGCCATCTGGTGGAGGCCTTCCTGAAGTTCCACTTGCCACTGCGCAAGCAGCGAAGCCGGCGGGAAGGACCCGAGGCCGCAGCCCCGTCCGCTCCTgcctcgccctcgacctcgccctctctctcggcctccGTCTCAGCTGTGTCTGCGCAaacttctccttcttttcaaaCTTCGAGTGGCATCCCATCTcagtctgtgtcttctgcggTTCGCGAGGCCACAAGCAAAGACGTTTGCGAGGTCCTGGTCTGTCTGTCGAActtcgagtttctctttcgcccGCGAGACGCGGAGTTCCTCGACTCCGTCTTCAAGCGCCTGGGAGACTTCCTGACTTTGCGAGGTTTCGACGGCTTGTCGGGCAAAGGCGCGAGTCTCGTTCTCAACGCGTTCGTGCTCTGCAGACGGAAGCACAACCACCTGTTTCACCAGATTGCGAGGCGCCTGCCCATCTTGGCTGCGAACATGACCCCCAAGGACGTAGCCCTCGCTGCGAACGCGCTCGCGCGCGCGGAGGTTCGCGTCCTCCCGGCCTTCTCAGCTCTTTCGGgcagagcgaaggaaacgcTCGAGGCCTTCCAGCCCCAGGACTTCTCCAATCTCTTGAATGCGTTTGGGAGACTCGAAATCCTCGACCTCGAACTCTTCAACCTCGCAGCTCCCGAG ATTTCGGCTGGGATTCGGGACTACAATCCGCAGCATCTGTCGAACATTGCGCATGCATACAGCAAGGTGTCCGTGTCGCAGCCGGAGCTGTTTTTTCGAATTGCAGAAATGACGCGACGGTCGATCCAGAATTTCTCCAACAGAGAGCTCGCGAACCTCGCCCTCGCGTTCGCGAAGATGGACATCCAGCACAAGGGgctgctcgtctctctcgcagacGAAGTGTTGTTTCGTGGAACTGCGGGTCTTGCTTTTGGGTCCAAGTTCCACTTTgacttgctttctcttcagcaactgtcttccgccttctcccgtcTTGGCCTCCACGACCctcggctcttcttcgtcctcacGCGTCTCGCCCGAGACGGCGTTCGACGGTCGCTTCGCTACCGACTGCTCGCTGGAGACTCCGAGGGCGCCGATACCTCTCTCGTcgcgtcgtctgcttctgctgcttcctctccgttgAAGACACCGTGGATGAGTGTGAAGTGGCGTCGAGAGTACGAGGCCCTGCGGGAGTCTTACGCGTTGAACGGTCAGATGCTGGCTTCGCTGCTGCTGGCGCTGGGGAAGGGATTGGCGTCGCAGGCAACGGGGCCTTGCGACCAGGCGTTCCAGTCTGTGTGTGCGACAGCGATTCTGCGTTTGGAAAAGCACtactctgcatgcgcggtcTCCCAGGTGGCGCGTGCATGTCACCTGCTGGGCTTGAGGGACATGCGCGTCCGGCGTCTGCTGGTTCGCGAGGCGCTTCCGCGACTGCCGCAGTTCCCGCCTACTGCGCTTGCgcatcttctctcgagcttcGCCAGTCTTCAGCTGTACCACGCAGTCCTCATCAAGCAGGCTCTGCAGACGGTTGCGCTGCAcctcgccgccttctctgcagcaGAGGTCGCGACGATAGTGGTCGCCCTCGAGAAACTCGGCTACCGCGACAGACACTTCGTGCGGAAGGCCGCGAAAGTCATTCACCGCAGACGCGACGAGCTAGCCACCAGCTTCCTCTGCGGAGTCGtgaatgcatgcgcgaaaCTCTCAGTCGACGACGACATCCTCTACGAGGCGCTCTTCAAAgacctcttctctcgccagCACCTCCTCTCGGCTCGCGAGGCCCTCACGGCGCTCTACGcgctcctccttctcgacGCGCGAAAGGCGGACCTCGCGTCCTTCTGCGACGGAGAGACCagtggcgaggaagagaagcaacgaGCGCAGAGCCCACAGTCCGAGGGCGCGCCGACGCGGACAGACGAAGCCGACGGACGAAGAACTGCGGTTCCCGGGGCGAGTGGCGCGGGCGAGATCGAGACCTCAAAATCCTGCAGAGGAGATCAAGGTCTCGAGAAACTAGACGGGTCTGGAGTGAACGTGTCGACAACTCAGATTTCCATACAAGAGCCGCAAGtcgtccttccctctcctctctgttcgtcgcctctctgttcttctcctctctcctcttcttcgtatCTGGAGTCGCATCAGGGActgttgcatgcgctgctgCGCGTGGCGTATCGTTCGGAGACGCGACTGGACATCGGTTCCGTGACGCGTCTCCAGATTGTGGACCTGTATTTGCGCTTGCTCCGGCCGCCTGCGTTTGCCTCTTTGCCGTTTGACTTGAAGGCCTTTCTggcgcgcgcgcgtcgcGTGGACCTCGCGCAGCAAGactgtttctcgctctcttccaaGCTGCACCGAGACGTCTCCTCGGCCTTCCTGCGCATCGGCCTCGTGCACCGCAGCGAAGTTCAGCTCGGGCCGTTCAGTCTGGACATCGTCCTGGGCGACCGGCTGGCTGTCGAGATCGATGGGCCTTCCCACTTTTACCGAGAgacttgcatgcgcgttGCCTCCTCGCGTCTCAAGCAGCGCCTCCTCCGCGAAATGGGCTGGACGGTGCTGCCGGTATCCTTCTTTGAGTGGAGACAACTCGTGACTCCCGAGCGAAAGGTTGCGTACTGTGCGCGCTTCTGGCCGTACGTCCTGAGACTCGCAGACGCGCGTGAAGCGACGACGCGCGAACCCCAAGAAAGGTTTCGTACCTGCCTCACCcgagggcgagaagcgaaTGGGGACGCAGGGAGCGACGGCGGCGAggtcgaggaggaagacggagcGGATGCGCCAGAGGGAAAACAGGGGATGCGGCGGAAACAACGCGATTTCTCAGAGGTGTTACTGTGCCGCATGCCTCGCCTAGACGATTTTTTGTGGCTCATGGATCAACAGGGAGCAACCGTCACTCGGCAGATTCTCGCTGACGCAATGAATCGCTACcggcgcctcctcgcgcCCACGGGAGACACCACGCCACACCAGAGCCTCCAGaccctgctgtctcctcggaagGCCCTGTTGTCTCCGCCGCCCTCGCcggccgctcttcttctgccgccGTCCGTGGAGGATGGAAAAGAAGTTTGGGAGCAGATGAAAGGGAAGCGTGTGAGGCAGAGTCCCACTATTAAGGGACGCAAAGGCgcgcgagacgaaggcgcgcgagaagaaggcgagggagacggcggcgaggaagacgacggcgcggacgagagagaaagaggcaaaggCGGAGTTCGTGAGGACGAGAAGCAGCCTGGCCATCGCAGGACAAGAGGGCGAAGGCGGCCGTtcgaag
- a CDS encoding replication factor C subunit 2, putative (encoded by transcript TGME49_237110) — MTAAVSASSVEKAPSPFSTAAPPRVSSAQVVPWVEKYRPRRVEDMAHQVEPKKMLRRILETGNMPHLLFYGPPGTGKTSAALALVRELFGREEAKNRLLELNASDDRGIKVVRERIKQYTKTNIAKGKINPETGREMPTWKIVILDEADMMTQDAQSALRRIMEAFSRTTRFIIICNYVHRIIDPIFSRCSPHRFEPVARDAQEARIRHICDSEGLVVTSGAVDALLRISQGDLRRAVTLLQSAASIYDDNLHEDAILEVAGQPPARIVTDFLRACQASPSQASSEVDNVISQGWDVCLLLQEMIRQVVVSPHLKDLQKARVINDIAQKEFAVFQGASPYLQLLSLSLRIHDCLAAP; from the exons ATGACCGCCgcagtctctgcttcttccgtggagaaggcgccttcgcctttctcgacAGCAGCCCCTCCCCGAGTCTCCTCAGCCCAGGTGGTTCCCTGGGTCGAGAAATA CCGCCCGCGGCGCGTCGAAGACATGGCCCACCAGGTGGAGCCTAAGAAAATGCTCAGACGCATTCTCGAGACCGGGAAC ATGCCTCATCTGCTTTTCTACGGCCCTCCGGGAACTGGCAAGACGTCGGCTGCTTTGGCTCTCGTTCGCGAATTGTTTGG ccgcgaggaagcgaagaacagGCTGTTGGAACTAAATGCGTCAGACGACAGAG GCATCAAGGTCGTGAGGGAGAGAATCAAACAGTACACAAAGACGAACATTGCAAAGGGGAAAATCAACCCCGAAACCGGCAG agaaatGCCCACCTGGAAGATTGTCATTCTCGACGAAGCAGATATGATGACCCAAGACGCCCAGTCTGCATTACGGCGAATCATGGAGGCGTTTTCGCGCACTACGCGTTTCATCATCATCTGCAACTACGTCCACAG AATCATCGACCCGATCTTCTCCCGTTGCTCGCCTCATCGCTTCGAGCCT GTTGCCCGAGACGCGCAAGAGGCTCGCATTCGACATATCTGCGACAGCGAAGGCCTCGTCGTCACTTCGGGGGCAGTGGACGCGCTTCTGCGCATTTCTCAGGGAGATCTGCGACGCGCCGTCACTCTTCTCCAG tCTGCCGCCAGCATCTACGACGACAATTTACACGAAGACGCAATCCTTGAAGTCGCAGGA CAACCACCAGCTCGGATTGTCACAGATTTCCTTCGAGCCTGTCAAGCCTCTCCGAGTCAG GCCAGCTCCGAGGTGGACAACGTCATCAGCCAAGGATGGgatgtctgtcttcttctgcaagaG aTGATCCGACAGGTCGTTGTTTCTCCCCACCTGAAAGACTTGCAGAAGGCGCGTGTGATCAACGACATCGCACAGAAGGAGTTCGCAGTATTTCAGG GGGCAAGTCCGTACCTccagctgctctctctttcgctgagAATTCACGATTGCCTCGCTGCGCCGTAG
- a CDS encoding hypothetical protein (encoded by transcript TGME49_237120~Predicted trans-membrane domain (TMHMM2.0):24-47:59-82:101-124:128-151), whose protein sequence is MIAVHHHPTGLLKTAKSVGFQYPTTLRLFHIGYVLGVIYGLLLSLVLTARENYYSDASMISTIVLGVIISETGLFISFFWGVYTTSWTTGLDLEGLCLPDPSSIVLFMTIMLSALSIVVSSVYLKNQHLYTSCTNIMIFTLVVSFLMLVCTEYTDRILVGLAPV, encoded by the exons atgattgctgtacaccaccaccccactggactgcttaagacagctaaaagtgttggatttcaatatcctacgacattaaggttattccacatcggttatgttctaggcgtaatatatggattactgttatcactcgtattaacagcgagagaaaactactactcagatgctagtatgatcagtaccatcgtactgggagtaatcatctctgagacaggattatttataagctttttctggggagtatatactacgagttggactactggtttagatcttgaag gtctttgtttaccggatccaagttctattgtgctcttcatgaccatcatgttaagtgcattaagtatagtggtatccagcgtatatttgaaaaaccaacatttatatacaagctgtacaaatatcatgatattcactttggtagtctccttcctaatgTTAGTCTGTACGGAATACACGGATCGGATTCTTGTTGGCCTGGCACCTGTTTAG
- a CDS encoding cytochrome b, putative (encoded by transcript TGME49_237130~Predicted trans-membrane domain (TMHMM2.0):20-43:70-93:99-122:136-155): MSLFRAHLVFYRCALNLNSSYNFGFLVAMTFVLQIITGITLAFRYTSEASCAFASVQHLVREVAAGWEFRMLHATTASFVFLCILIHMTRGLYNWSYSYLTTAWMSGLVLYLLTIATAFLGYATSNYTTLCQEGSQITLIIFVILIHGVQLVLFLQ; the protein is encoded by the coding sequence ATGAGTCTATTCCGGGCACACCTTGTCTTTTATCGGTGTGCTCTAAATCTAAATTCATCTTATAATTTTGGTTTCTTAGTTGCAATGACCTTTGTACTCCAAATAATTACAGGTATCACTCTAGCGTTTAGATATACTTCTGAAGCATCTTGTGCATTTGCTAGCGTTCAACATCTAGTTAGAGAAGTAGCAGCAGGATGGGAATTTAGGATGTTGCATGCTACAACAGCCTCTTTTGTATTCTTGTGTATTTTAATTCACATGACTCGAGGATTGTATAACTGGAGTTATAGTTATTTAACTACCGCTTGGATGTCTGGTTTAGTTTTATATTTACTTACTATAgccactgccttcctcggaTACGCAACATCTAACTACACAACGTTATGCCAAGAAGGATCCCAGATTACCCTGATTATCTTTGTTATATTAATACATGGTGTTCAATTGGTTCTATTTCTACAATAA
- a CDS encoding ethylene inducible protein, putative (encoded by transcript TGME49_237140), giving the protein MDQAATSAAASQRGTARTKLGLAEMLKGGVIMDVMNVEQARIAEKAGACAVMALEKIPADIRQSGGVARMSDPAMIEEIMKAVSIPVMAKCRIGHFVEAQVLAAIGVDFIDESEVLTVADEENHILKEKFSVPFVCGCRNLGEALRRVAEGASMIRTKGEAGTGNIVEAVRHIRTVNREVALLRALDEEEVFSFAKQIQAPLALVEETRRLGRLPVVNFAAGGVATPADAALCMQLGVDGVFVGSGIFKSQCPEKTARAIVEAVTHFDDAGRLAQVSRNLGEAMPGLTMDRIERWAGRDTSLSSSIV; this is encoded by the exons ATGGACCAGGCAGCGACTTCTGCAGCCGCCAGTCAGCGCGGGACCGCCCGAACCAAGCTCGGTCTCGCGGAAATGCTCAAAGGCGGTGTCATCATGGACGTGATGAACGTGGAGCAGGCGCGGATTGCTGAGAAAGCTG GCGCCTGTGCAGTCATGGCTCTCGAGAAAATCCCCGCCGACATTCGCCAGTCTGGTGGCGTAGCCCGGATGTCGGATCCGGCGATGATCGAAGAAATCATGAAG GCGGTCTCCATTCCGGTGATGGCCAAGTGTCGCATCGGTCACTTCGTGGAGGCGCAGGTTCTCGCAGCGATCGGCGTCGACTTCATCGACGAAAGCGAAGTGCTCACCGTGGCGGACGAAGAAAACCATATTCTGAAGGAGAAGTTCTCAGTGCCGTTCGTCTGCGGCTGCAGGAACCTCGGCGAGGCTCTCCGGCGCGTCGCGGAGGGCGCCTCAATGATCCGCACCAAAG GGGAGGCGGGGACCGGCAACATCGTGGAGGCTGTGCGTCACATTCGCACCGTGAATCGCGAGGTCGCGTTGCTCCGAGctctcgacgaagaggaagttttctctttcgcgaaACAGATCCAGGCACCTCTCGCGCTggtcgaggaaacgcggcgcCTCGGTCGTCTCCCCGTCGTCAACTTCGCTGCCGGAGGTGTAGCTACACCCGCGGATGCagcgctctgcatgcagttgggCGTCGACGGCGTCTTCGTCGGCTCTGGAATATTCAAGTCTCAGTGCCCGGAAAAGACGGCGCGCGCGATTGTCGAG GCCGTCACGCACTTCGATGACGCGGGGCGCCTCGCGCAAGTTTCGCGGAACCTCGGCGAGGCGATGCCCGGTCTCACGATGGACCGCATCGAGCGATGGGCTGGCAGAGATACCt ccctctcgtcttccaTCGTTTGA